In Paenibacillus sp. FSL R7-0345, a single window of DNA contains:
- a CDS encoding F0F1 ATP synthase subunit epsilon, whose translation MNTFLLEIVTPEHLVYSKQVTSLTVRGVDGELGILPGHIPLVTPLQVAPLTVKSDGVTTTIAVHGGFVEVHKDKVTVLAESAELPKDIDVERAEAARERAQRRLQTRSKQDEIDHRRAELALQRAVTRIKVSTGKGQQ comes from the coding sequence GTGAATACCTTTCTGCTTGAAATTGTCACACCGGAGCATCTCGTTTACTCCAAGCAGGTTACCAGCCTGACAGTACGCGGAGTTGACGGGGAGCTGGGCATTTTGCCGGGACATATTCCGCTGGTGACTCCACTTCAGGTTGCTCCGCTCACTGTCAAATCGGACGGCGTTACGACCACTATCGCTGTTCATGGCGGGTTCGTAGAGGTGCACAAAGATAAAGTGACAGTTCTGGCTGAAAGCGCCGAGCTGCCTAAGGACATCGACGTTGAACGCGCCGAAGCGGCCAGAGAACGCGCTCAGCGCCGCCTTCAGACCCGCAGCAAACAGGACGAGATTGATCATCGCCGTGCGGAGCTTGCGCTTCAGCGCGCTGTTACACGGATTAAAGTGTCCACCGGAAAAGGACAACAGTAG
- the spoIIID gene encoding sporulation transcriptional regulator SpoIIID: protein MHDYIKERTIKIGRCIVETRHTVRTIAKEFGVSKSTVHKDLTERLPEINPDLADQVKHILEYHKSIRHLRGGEATKIKYKKSTGKKREVAVAAKP, encoded by the coding sequence GTGCACGATTACATCAAGGAACGGACGATTAAAATCGGACGCTGCATCGTGGAAACCAGGCATACGGTCCGGACCATAGCCAAGGAATTTGGCGTTTCAAAGAGCACGGTGCATAAAGATTTAACCGAACGGCTGCCGGAGATCAATCCGGATTTGGCAGATCAGGTGAAGCACATTCTTGAATATCATAAGTCAATCCGGCATTTGCGGGGGGGAGAAGCCACCAAGATCAAGTACAAAAAATCAACAGGAAAAAAACGTGAGGTTGCCGTAGCCGCAAAGCCATGA
- the atpG gene encoding ATP synthase F1 subunit gamma gives MARSMRDIKRQIKSVQNTRQITKAMEMVAASKLRKAQEKAEAARPYSEKLKEVVANIAAGTQGISHPMLVSRPVKKTAYLIVTSDRGLAGGYNANILRKVTMLLAEKHKSKDEYALFVIGRKGRDFLRRREYPIVEEITELSDSPKFSDIKSIAFSAVQQFETGVYDELYICYNMFVNAISQVPTVDRLLPMDTVGAGEHHEASASYEYEPSPEGVLGVLLPKYAETLIYSAVLDGKASELGAKMTAMGSATKNASKMIGELRLTYNRARQAAITQEITEIVAGANAQS, from the coding sequence ATGGCAAGAAGCATGCGTGATATTAAACGTCAAATCAAGAGCGTTCAAAACACCAGACAGATCACCAAGGCAATGGAAATGGTAGCCGCCTCAAAACTGCGCAAAGCGCAGGAAAAAGCGGAAGCTGCCCGTCCTTACTCGGAGAAGCTGAAAGAGGTTGTAGCGAACATTGCTGCCGGTACCCAGGGGATTAGCCATCCGATGCTGGTGAGCCGTCCCGTGAAGAAGACTGCTTATCTTATCGTTACCTCCGACAGAGGCCTCGCCGGCGGATACAATGCCAATATTCTGCGTAAGGTGACAATGCTCCTGGCAGAAAAGCATAAATCCAAAGACGAGTATGCTTTGTTCGTGATCGGCCGTAAAGGCCGCGACTTTTTGCGCCGCCGTGAGTATCCGATTGTAGAGGAAATAACAGAACTGTCCGATTCACCGAAATTCTCCGACATCAAGTCGATTGCTTTTTCGGCGGTACAGCAGTTCGAAACAGGCGTGTACGACGAACTGTATATCTGTTATAACATGTTCGTAAATGCGATCAGCCAGGTGCCGACCGTAGACCGCTTGCTCCCAATGGATACTGTAGGTGCAGGGGAACATCACGAGGCAAGTGCCAGTTACGAATATGAGCCTTCTCCTGAAGGTGTACTCGGCGTGCTGCTTCCCAAATATGCGGAAACCCTGATTTATAGTGCGGTTCTCGACGGCAAAGCCAGTGAGCTCGGTGCAAAAATGACCGCGATGGGCAGTGCCACGAAGAACGCATCGAAGATGATCGGTGAACTCAGACTTACTTATAACCGTGCCCGTCAAGCGGCTATTACCCAGGAAATTACCGAGATTGTGGCCGGAGCGAACGCGCAGTCTTAA
- the fabZ gene encoding 3-hydroxyacyl-ACP dehydratase FabZ, with product MLNINEIQEIIPHRPPFLLVDKIIEIEMGKRAVGIKNVTVNEPFFAGHFPGYPVMPGVLITEALAQVGAVAILGVEANRGKIGFLAGLDGFRFRGQVVPGDTLTLEVEITRLKGSIGKGQATAKVDGKVVASGEIMFALS from the coding sequence ATGCTGAATATCAATGAAATCCAGGAAATAATCCCCCACCGGCCCCCATTTCTGCTGGTGGACAAAATTATCGAAATTGAAATGGGCAAACGGGCGGTAGGCATCAAAAATGTGACGGTGAATGAGCCGTTTTTCGCCGGCCATTTCCCGGGCTATCCGGTTATGCCGGGTGTGCTGATTACAGAGGCACTGGCTCAGGTAGGTGCAGTAGCAATCCTCGGGGTTGAAGCCAACCGCGGCAAGATCGGCTTTCTGGCAGGGCTGGACGGTTTCCGTTTCCGCGGCCAGGTTGTGCCGGGCGATACCCTTACGCTTGAGGTAGAAATCACCAGACTCAAAGGAAGTATCGGAAAAGGCCAGGCTACCGCTAAAGTTGACGGTAAGGTCGTGGCTTCCGGAGAAATTATGTTTGCGCTCAGCTAA
- a CDS encoding flagellar hook-basal body protein, producing the protein MNNSTIGAAVSMSSLQQRLDIIADNIANMNTNGYKSKEGSFEDVLTRVQQQSKDYDQPGRSMPLGFNMGFGVRVSSVTSNWEEGPLQETGNPTDLALQGNGLFGVQVNGGIAYTRQGDFHFTPDPADAQQMMLVDNTGNPVLNTEGNPLRVPANVSAAIDEKGRVLTKTSENAPAQVAGTIMIVEPLSKTALQAVDGNFYALPEGVAEAQAFLQRQPGEETAFGVRSGYLEQSNVDLSREMTELMQLQRTYQLAARALSSSDQMLGLANNMRG; encoded by the coding sequence GTGAACAATTCGACGATCGGTGCGGCCGTCTCTATGTCCAGTCTTCAGCAGCGTCTGGATATCATAGCGGACAATATCGCCAATATGAATACGAATGGATACAAGAGCAAGGAAGGCTCCTTTGAAGATGTGCTGACCCGTGTCCAGCAGCAGTCCAAGGATTATGACCAGCCTGGCCGCAGTATGCCGCTTGGCTTCAATATGGGCTTCGGGGTCCGTGTATCCTCGGTAACCAGCAACTGGGAGGAAGGGCCGCTGCAGGAGACAGGCAATCCGACAGATCTGGCGTTGCAGGGCAACGGACTGTTCGGGGTGCAGGTTAACGGCGGGATAGCGTATACACGTCAGGGGGACTTCCACTTCACTCCCGATCCGGCAGATGCACAGCAGATGATGCTGGTGGACAATACAGGCAATCCGGTGCTGAACACGGAGGGTAACCCGCTCAGGGTGCCGGCAAATGTCAGTGCGGCAATAGATGAGAAGGGCCGTGTGCTTACTAAGACCAGCGAGAATGCACCTGCGCAGGTAGCGGGGACAATCATGATTGTGGAGCCGCTGAGCAAGACGGCGCTGCAGGCTGTGGACGGTAACTTCTATGCGTTGCCTGAGGGTGTAGCGGAAGCGCAGGCTTTTCTTCAGCGTCAGCCCGGTGAAGAGACAGCTTTCGGCGTCCGCTCGGGATATCTGGAGCAGTCCAATGTAGATTTAAGCAGGGAAATGACGGAGCTCATGCAGCTTCAGCGCACTTACCAGCTGGCTGCCCGTGCGCTTTCCTCCAGTGACCAGATGCTTGGCCTGGCCAATAATATGCGCGGGTAG
- the murA gene encoding UDP-N-acetylglucosamine 1-carboxyvinyltransferase: MSKFIVRGGNRLTGSVKVSGAKNSVLPIIAASLLAEEGVSVIVDAPPLDDVMTISKVLESLGAGVTYQNDIIEVDARNISSCEAPYEWVRKMRASFLVMGPLLSRMGHTRISLPGGCAIGTRPIDQHLKGFEALGAEISLGQGYIEAKSNGRLRGAKVYLDVASVGATENIMMAAALAEGVTVIENAAKEPEIVDLANYLNGMGGIVRGAGTGVIRIEGVERLHGVKHHVIPDRIEAGTYMAAAAITGGDVYVEGAIADHLGPVIAKMEEMGVTILPDENGIRVISDKPLKAVDLKTLPYPGFPTDMQSQMMALLLRSEGTSVVTETVFENRFMHVDEFHNMNAEIKIEGRSAIVTGNAQLVGAKVCATDLRAGAALILAGLVAEGTTEVSGTHHIDRGYVNLAEKLSGLGADIWRISLQDSAALAAAAKEEAVQPEAPKSEELKPRFQVQPTWV; the protein is encoded by the coding sequence ATGAGCAAATTTATCGTCCGCGGTGGCAACAGATTGACCGGGAGCGTGAAAGTTAGCGGCGCAAAAAATTCCGTACTACCGATCATAGCCGCCTCTCTATTGGCAGAAGAAGGAGTCAGCGTTATTGTAGACGCTCCTCCGCTAGACGATGTAATGACCATCAGCAAAGTGCTGGAATCTCTGGGTGCGGGTGTTACATACCAGAACGATATCATCGAGGTGGATGCCAGAAACATATCCTCCTGTGAAGCGCCTTATGAATGGGTGCGCAAAATGCGTGCATCCTTCCTAGTCATGGGCCCGCTATTGTCCCGTATGGGCCATACCCGCATTTCACTGCCGGGAGGCTGTGCAATCGGCACAAGACCGATCGACCAGCATCTGAAGGGCTTTGAAGCGCTGGGTGCCGAGATCAGTCTGGGCCAGGGTTACATTGAAGCTAAATCTAACGGCCGTCTGCGCGGAGCCAAGGTCTATTTGGATGTGGCCAGCGTAGGCGCAACTGAGAATATAATGATGGCCGCAGCACTCGCGGAAGGTGTTACTGTAATTGAGAACGCCGCAAAAGAGCCGGAGATTGTCGATCTGGCCAACTATCTGAACGGCATGGGCGGCATTGTCCGCGGTGCGGGAACCGGCGTTATCCGTATTGAAGGCGTTGAGCGCCTGCACGGCGTGAAGCATCATGTCATCCCTGACCGGATTGAAGCAGGCACCTATATGGCGGCTGCAGCGATTACCGGCGGCGATGTTTATGTTGAGGGCGCTATTGCCGATCACCTTGGTCCGGTAATTGCCAAGATGGAGGAAATGGGCGTAACCATTCTTCCAGACGAGAACGGCATCCGTGTCATCAGTGACAAGCCGCTGAAGGCTGTTGATCTGAAGACATTGCCATACCCTGGCTTCCCGACTGATATGCAGTCACAGATGATGGCGCTGCTGCTCCGTTCGGAAGGCACCTCTGTCGTTACTGAGACTGTGTTTGAGAACCGGTTCATGCATGTGGATGAATTCCACAACATGAATGCCGAAATCAAGATTGAGGGCCGTTCTGCGATCGTAACCGGCAATGCCCAGCTTGTGGGCGCCAAGGTATGCGCGACGGATCTGCGTGCAGGGGCTGCGCTTATTTTGGCGGGTCTTGTTGCCGAGGGTACCACAGAAGTAAGCGGAACCCATCACATTGACCGCGGTTATGTGAATCTGGCTGAGAAGCTTTCAGGACTTGGCGCGGACATCTGGCGTATTTCCCTGCAGGATTCGGCTGCTCTGGCGGCGGCTGCGAAGGAAGAAGCAGTTCAGCCGGAAGCTCCTAAAAGTGAAGAGCTGAAGCCTCGTTTCCAGGTTCAGCCGACCTGGGTATAA
- a CDS encoding rod shape-determining protein → MLSKDIGIDLGTANVLIHVKGRGVVLDEPSVVTLESDTKRVLAVGEQARRMVGRTPGNITTIRPLRDGVIADFAITEMMLKHFIDRVGGRTWYSKPRILICAPTNITSVEQKSIREAAERSGAKDVYLEEEPKAAAIGAGMDIYQPSGNMVVDIGGGTTDVAVLSMGDIVTASSIKVAGDKFDEAILKYIKHKYKLLIGERTAEDIKVSIGSVRPGGMKSEMDIRGRDMVSGLPQTLTISSGEVKEALWDPVSMIVAAAKSVLERTPPELSADIIDRGVVLTGGGAMLNGLDELLSEQLHVPVWVAEDPMHCVVKGTGMMLDHLDKVVKKKF, encoded by the coding sequence ATGCTTAGCAAGGATATCGGAATCGATCTCGGCACTGCCAATGTGCTCATTCATGTAAAAGGGAGGGGAGTCGTTCTGGATGAACCCTCCGTGGTCACACTTGAAAGTGATACGAAGCGGGTCCTTGCGGTAGGAGAGCAGGCGCGCCGGATGGTCGGGCGTACACCTGGCAATATTACAACGATCCGTCCGCTCAGGGATGGAGTCATTGCTGACTTTGCTATTACGGAAATGATGCTGAAGCATTTTATCGACCGCGTGGGCGGACGTACCTGGTACTCCAAGCCCCGCATATTGATCTGTGCCCCCACAAATATTACCTCCGTTGAACAGAAATCCATCCGGGAAGCTGCTGAACGAAGCGGGGCCAAGGATGTGTATCTGGAGGAGGAGCCCAAAGCTGCAGCGATCGGGGCGGGTATGGATATCTATCAGCCAAGCGGGAATATGGTCGTCGATATTGGCGGCGGAACGACGGATGTAGCTGTCCTCTCCATGGGCGACATCGTTACCGCCTCCTCCATTAAAGTCGCGGGGGACAAGTTCGATGAGGCCATTTTAAAATATATTAAACACAAATATAAGTTGCTTATCGGGGAACGGACTGCAGAGGATATCAAGGTTTCAATCGGCTCCGTGCGCCCCGGCGGCATGAAATCCGAGATGGACATCAGAGGGCGGGACATGGTCAGCGGACTTCCGCAGACGCTCACCATTTCGTCCGGCGAAGTGAAGGAAGCACTATGGGACCCGGTTTCAATGATTGTGGCAGCAGCCAAGTCTGTACTGGAACGTACGCCGCCGGAGCTGTCGGCAGATATTATTGACCGCGGAGTCGTCCTTACAGGCGGCGGTGCGATGCTTAACGGACTGGACGAGCTGCTCTCTGAACAGCTTCATGTTCCGGTCTGGGTAGCTGAAGATCCGATGCACTGTGTCGTTAAGGGAACGGGAATGATGCTCGATCATTTGGACAAGGTTGTTAAGAAAAAGTTCTAA
- a CDS encoding M23 family metallopeptidase, with protein sequence MNEQDKNKQNHDESLKNKQGDSGAKPSSWNRALSKRWVFPAVYTAAAALILTLVWFYQDAGQKPLDPDTAAVVSQNVSGTGNEAGTPADPEALEVVASAESLAWPVASPSEVQVVKPFYDENGTEENHVAAMVQYNDTFVPNVGIDIAREDNKTFDVKAALSGEVTRVEEVAVFGKVVEITHPGNLKTVYQSLGDVKVKQGDEVKQGDTLATAGRSEIEKDLGNHVHFEVYEDGKVVNPSDLLAQR encoded by the coding sequence ATGAATGAACAAGACAAAAACAAGCAAAACCATGATGAATCTCTCAAAAACAAGCAGGGAGATTCAGGCGCCAAGCCTTCTTCATGGAACAGAGCATTATCCAAACGCTGGGTATTCCCGGCAGTCTACACGGCGGCAGCGGCTCTTATCCTAACTTTGGTGTGGTTCTATCAGGATGCCGGCCAGAAGCCGCTTGATCCTGACACCGCCGCAGTTGTGTCGCAGAACGTCAGCGGTACCGGCAATGAAGCCGGCACACCCGCTGATCCGGAGGCGCTGGAAGTTGTCGCATCAGCAGAAAGTCTGGCCTGGCCGGTAGCCAGTCCAAGTGAAGTGCAGGTTGTTAAGCCGTTCTATGATGAAAATGGTACAGAGGAAAATCATGTGGCGGCTATGGTGCAGTATAATGACACCTTCGTGCCGAATGTCGGCATCGATATCGCCCGTGAAGACAACAAAACGTTTGACGTTAAAGCTGCGCTTAGCGGTGAAGTTACCCGTGTCGAAGAAGTTGCTGTATTTGGCAAAGTGGTGGAGATTACCCATCCGGGCAATCTGAAGACCGTTTATCAGAGCCTCGGCGATGTTAAAGTGAAGCAGGGCGATGAAGTGAAGCAGGGCGACACGCTGGCAACGGCGGGACGCAGTGAGATCGAGAAGGATCTCGGCAATCATGTGCACTTTGAAGTGTACGAGGACGGCAAGGTAGTGAACCCGTCCGATCTGCTGGCTCAGCGCTAA
- the spoIID gene encoding stage II sporulation protein D — protein MREFRYLKRRMKFRRAARPRAPRIRRLAPAAWLAAPLLAGLLLPLALVPLRGGHEPAPVAVPQATASPAEAAAEVPQPEVTVYLSQSGQIETLPLEDYVSGVLAAEMPADFELEALKAQAVAARTFIVRRLLAGDHSGVPVPEADVSDTVSHQAYISQAVLERDWEHGGKSAALAKLRRAVLETRGVIMTYKGQPITASFFASSGGYTENSEDYWNVAVPYLRSVASPWELEITPNLAVTVSFTTSELLGKLGLDPAALPASQDLAAAGKVKPVSSSSSALPAVVLSLTDGHRVKEISIGGKIFTGREVREKLGLRSSQFTWKRQGSEVLITTYGNGHGVGMSQWGANGMAKEGSTATGILKHYYSGVQFSQVSTLLKK, from the coding sequence ATGAGAGAGTTCCGCTACCTGAAACGCAGAATGAAGTTCCGGCGCGCTGCACGGCCGCGCGCTCCCCGGATCAGGCGGCTCGCCCCCGCCGCCTGGCTGGCAGCCCCGCTGCTCGCGGGGCTGCTGCTGCCGCTGGCTCTTGTCCCGCTGCGCGGAGGACATGAGCCAGCCCCCGTGGCCGTGCCGCAGGCCACGGCCTCGCCGGCAGAGGCTGCTGCGGAAGTCCCGCAGCCGGAAGTGACCGTCTATTTGTCGCAGAGCGGACAAATAGAGACCCTGCCGCTGGAGGACTACGTCAGCGGCGTGCTGGCGGCCGAGATGCCGGCGGACTTTGAGCTCGAAGCGCTCAAAGCCCAGGCCGTGGCCGCCCGCACCTTTATCGTCCGCCGCCTGCTGGCCGGCGACCACAGCGGGGTGCCCGTTCCGGAGGCCGACGTAAGCGATACAGTAAGCCATCAGGCTTACATCTCGCAGGCGGTGCTGGAACGGGACTGGGAGCACGGCGGCAAGAGCGCCGCGCTGGCCAAACTGCGCCGCGCGGTCCTTGAGACGCGCGGGGTGATCATGACCTATAAAGGACAGCCGATTACGGCTTCCTTCTTTGCCTCCAGCGGAGGCTATACCGAAAATTCGGAAGACTACTGGAATGTGGCTGTTCCTTATCTGCGCAGCGTAGCCAGCCCTTGGGAGCTGGAGATTACACCGAATCTGGCGGTCACGGTCAGCTTCACCACCTCCGAGCTGCTGGGCAAGCTGGGGCTGGACCCGGCAGCTCTGCCTGCGTCGCAGGATTTGGCGGCTGCAGGCAAGGTGAAGCCCGTATCCTCGTCTTCCTCGGCACTGCCGGCCGTGGTGCTGTCGTTAACCGACGGTCACCGGGTGAAGGAAATCTCGATCGGCGGAAAGATATTCACCGGCCGGGAGGTACGCGAGAAGCTGGGGCTGCGCTCCAGCCAGTTCACCTGGAAGCGCCAGGGCAGTGAAGTGCTGATTACCACTTACGGCAACGGGCATGGAGTAGGGATGAGCCAATGGGGGGCAAACGGGATGGCAAAGGAAGGGAGTACAGCCACGGGAATTCTCAAACACTACTATAGCGGAGTCCAGTTTTCCCAAGTCTCAACTCTCCTGAAAAAATAA
- a CDS encoding DUF1146 family protein, which produces MDQLLVEDLSSAVGTSGLVSMIVSLLCVVLSWWALQNLKLDLVIRYPKSPQGRLLHLLLAIVLGHFVAGFLLDYLGWSGQIRNMF; this is translated from the coding sequence ATGGATCAATTGTTGGTTGAAGATTTGTCCAGTGCGGTCGGTACCAGCGGTCTGGTATCCATGATCGTTTCTTTGCTCTGTGTAGTCTTATCTTGGTGGGCACTTCAGAACCTTAAGCTCGATCTGGTCATAAGATATCCCAAGAGCCCTCAGGGCAGACTGCTGCATTTGCTGCTGGCCATCGTTCTGGGCCACTTCGTGGCTGGCTTTTTGCTGGATTACCTGGGCTGGAGCGGGCAGATCCGCAACATGTTTTAA
- a CDS encoding DNA-directed RNA polymerase subunit beta, with protein sequence MSAKNKPTPEEDKQQPAKRRGVSKWTITQWFLIPLLLVAALAGGLVAGYVIIGKREFSDVLQWSTWKHVYDLVFAP encoded by the coding sequence ATGAGTGCTAAGAATAAACCAACGCCTGAAGAGGACAAGCAGCAGCCCGCCAAACGGCGTGGTGTATCCAAGTGGACGATTACCCAATGGTTTCTTATTCCGCTCCTGCTGGTTGCTGCTCTTGCCGGCGGATTAGTTGCGGGATATGTTATTATCGGCAAAAGAGAATTCAGCGATGTGCTTCAATGGAGCACATGGAAGCATGTCTATGATCTGGTCTTTGCACCTTAA
- the atpD gene encoding F0F1 ATP synthase subunit beta, with the protein MNKGRVVSIMGPVVDIEFERGQLPEIFNAIKIETSLENGRTIDLTLEVSNHLGDNLVRCIAMSSTDGLVRGLEVIDLGGPISVPVGAATLGRVFNVLGNPIDNGAAVVAERNPIHRLAPTFDELSTQAEILETGIKVIDLLAPYAKGGKIGLFGGAGVGKTVTIQELINNIAQEHGGISVFAGVGERTREGNDLYHEMTDSGVIKKTAMVFGQMNEPPGARLRVALTGLTMAEYFRDVEGRDTLLFIDNIFRFTQAGSEVSALLGRMPSAVGYQPTLATEMGQLQERITSTKKGSVTSIQAIYVPADDYTDPAPATAFAHLDATTNLERKISEKGIFPAVDPLASSSRILAPEIVGDEHYNVAQGVKQLLQRYTELQDIIAILGMDELSEEDKVIVARARKVERFLSQPFHVAEQFTGFKGKYVPIKETVRSFKEILEGKHDDLPEAAFLFVGTIEEAVEKAKSM; encoded by the coding sequence ATGAACAAAGGACGCGTTGTAAGCATTATGGGTCCGGTTGTCGATATTGAATTTGAACGCGGCCAGCTGCCCGAGATTTTCAACGCTATCAAGATTGAAACCAGCTTGGAAAATGGCCGTACGATTGATTTGACTCTTGAGGTTTCCAATCACCTGGGTGACAATCTGGTTCGTTGTATCGCTATGTCGTCCACGGACGGCCTGGTGCGCGGACTTGAGGTTATTGACCTGGGCGGACCGATTTCCGTACCAGTTGGCGCAGCTACACTTGGCCGCGTGTTCAACGTACTGGGCAATCCTATTGATAACGGCGCTGCAGTAGTCGCAGAGCGCAACCCGATTCACCGTCTGGCTCCGACATTTGATGAGCTGTCCACCCAAGCGGAAATCCTGGAAACAGGAATCAAGGTTATCGACCTGCTGGCCCCTTATGCCAAAGGCGGTAAAATTGGCCTGTTCGGCGGTGCCGGCGTTGGTAAAACCGTAACGATTCAGGAACTGATCAACAACATCGCGCAAGAGCACGGCGGTATCTCCGTATTCGCCGGTGTTGGTGAACGTACCCGTGAAGGGAACGACCTTTATCATGAAATGACGGATTCCGGCGTTATCAAGAAAACCGCAATGGTATTCGGACAAATGAACGAGCCGCCGGGCGCACGTCTTCGTGTAGCTCTGACCGGTCTGACCATGGCAGAGTACTTCCGTGATGTGGAAGGCCGCGATACGCTGCTCTTTATCGATAACATATTCCGCTTTACCCAGGCGGGTTCCGAAGTATCCGCCCTGCTCGGCCGTATGCCGTCTGCGGTAGGTTACCAGCCTACACTGGCTACAGAAATGGGTCAGCTGCAGGAGCGCATCACTTCCACCAAGAAGGGTTCCGTTACTTCGATCCAGGCGATCTACGTACCGGCGGATGACTATACTGACCCGGCTCCGGCAACGGCGTTTGCCCACTTGGATGCAACGACCAACCTTGAGCGTAAGATTTCCGAGAAGGGGATTTTCCCTGCGGTAGATCCGCTGGCATCCAGCTCGCGTATCCTCGCTCCGGAAATTGTCGGCGATGAGCACTATAATGTGGCACAAGGCGTTAAGCAGCTGCTGCAGCGTTATACTGAACTTCAGGATATCATTGCGATCCTGGGTATGGATGAGCTGAGTGAAGAAGACAAGGTTATCGTGGCCCGTGCCCGTAAAGTTGAACGCTTCCTGTCCCAGCCATTCCACGTAGCTGAACAATTCACCGGCTTCAAGGGCAAATACGTGCCTATCAAAGAAACTGTACGCAGCTTCAAAGAAATTCTGGAAGGCAAGCACGATGATCTTCCGGAAGCAGCCTTCCTCTTTGTAGGTACGATTGAAGAAGCAGTCGAAAAAGCGAAATCCATGTAA
- a CDS encoding flagellar hook-basal body protein, which yields MIRGLYTAAAGMVTQQRRHDTATQNIANLNTTGYKQVNTVTHAFPDVLISAMSGGTTKQVGRLNTGVFAEQAVSQYLQGDLIESGKPFDFALSADLRIQDPATGADMLFDGSGKNVSEDGEVTYQPQAFFTVQDNEGNNLYTRNGSFTVNATGEVLSSGGFKVLDAAGNPLVLTEPMDDFTVDGQGNLLDPATGLPSGEKIGISIVGRPQELVRDGNGVFHADDTDAAEIRFAQDGDNLQLQQGYVEGSNVDATQVTVDMNAAYRAYEANQKVIQFYDTSLQKAVNEVGRV from the coding sequence ATGATCAGAGGATTGTATACGGCCGCTGCCGGTATGGTCACACAGCAGCGCAGACATGATACGGCTACGCAGAACATTGCCAATTTAAATACTACGGGGTACAAGCAGGTTAATACGGTAACCCACGCTTTTCCTGATGTATTGATCTCGGCAATGAGCGGCGGTACAACGAAGCAGGTCGGACGTCTCAATACCGGGGTATTCGCTGAACAGGCCGTTTCCCAGTATTTGCAGGGCGATCTGATTGAGAGCGGCAAGCCGTTTGATTTTGCGCTGTCTGCTGATCTGCGGATTCAGGATCCCGCGACTGGAGCGGACATGCTATTTGACGGATCGGGCAAAAATGTAAGCGAGGACGGCGAGGTTACTTACCAGCCGCAGGCTTTTTTTACTGTACAGGATAATGAAGGCAATAATTTATATACAAGAAACGGCAGTTTTACTGTTAATGCAACGGGCGAAGTTCTTAGCTCCGGAGGTTTCAAAGTGCTGGATGCTGCAGGCAATCCGCTTGTTCTGACAGAACCGATGGATGATTTCACAGTGGACGGGCAGGGTAACCTGCTGGACCCGGCTACCGGCCTTCCTTCCGGAGAGAAGATCGGAATTAGTATTGTTGGAAGACCGCAGGAGCTTGTACGTGACGGTAATGGCGTGTTCCATGCTGATGATACAGATGCGGCAGAGATCCGTTTTGCACAAGACGGAGACAACCTTCAGCTGCAACAGGGCTATGTTGAAGGCTCCAATGTTGATGCTACCCAGGTGACCGTAGATATGAATGCCGCTTACCGGGCATATGAGGCCAATCAGAAGGTAATCCAGTTCTATGACACAAGCCTGCAGAAGGCCGTCAATGAAGTGGGCAGAGTATAA